The Mesobacillus jeotgali genome window below encodes:
- a CDS encoding haloacid dehalogenase, producing the protein MLSLNIPGRGPFTIHHLVLDFNGTIAFNGELIPDVAERITLLSKKMGVHVITADTNGSVVGECSGLPANVHVLQSDDHTAEKGEFVSNLDGVICMGNGANDEAMFEAADIAIAITGREGCATSTLLKSDLIIDDINDALDLLLNPNRLIATLRK; encoded by the coding sequence ATGTTATCTTTAAACATCCCAGGAAGAGGTCCATTTACTATTCACCACCTTGTTCTGGATTTTAACGGCACGATCGCTTTTAACGGTGAATTGATTCCAGATGTTGCTGAAAGAATCACGCTGTTAAGCAAGAAAATGGGGGTTCATGTCATCACCGCAGATACAAACGGAAGCGTCGTCGGTGAATGCAGCGGGCTGCCGGCTAACGTGCACGTACTGCAATCCGATGACCACACTGCTGAAAAAGGGGAGTTTGTTAGTAACCTTGATGGGGTGATCTGTATGGGTAATGGGGCCAATGATGAAGCTATGTTTGAAGCTGCAGACATTGCGATTGCTATAACCGGAAGAGAAGGCTGCGCCACATCAACACTTTTAAAAAGTGATCTGATAATCGATGATATCAACGATGCCCTGGATCTGCTGCTGAATCCTAATCGATTGATCGCAACACTGCGGAAGTAG
- a CDS encoding response regulator transcription factor — translation MEQYNVLVVDDEKEIRDAIEIYLKNEGIKVIKAADGIEAIEKLNEQPVHLILLDVMMPRQDGITTTFRIREDKNIPIIILSAKAEDTDKILGLQVGADDYVTKPFNPLELIARVKSQLRRYVTLGTYEGKAKVIDLNGLTLDQSSKKVTAHGEPVKLTPIEYKILELLMTNAGRVFSINDIYERVWKEPSYNAENTVAVHIRKIREKIEIDPKNPRYLKVVWGIGYKIEK, via the coding sequence GTGGAACAATACAATGTGCTAGTCGTTGATGACGAGAAAGAGATACGTGATGCGATAGAGATTTATTTGAAGAACGAAGGGATCAAGGTCATCAAGGCGGCGGATGGAATCGAGGCAATCGAGAAACTGAATGAGCAGCCTGTTCATTTGATCCTGCTCGATGTGATGATGCCCCGCCAGGACGGAATTACGACGACCTTCCGGATTCGTGAAGACAAGAATATCCCAATTATCATTTTGAGCGCTAAAGCGGAGGATACGGATAAAATCCTTGGTCTTCAGGTCGGTGCGGATGACTATGTGACGAAGCCGTTCAATCCGCTCGAACTGATTGCACGGGTAAAATCCCAGCTGAGACGATATGTCACGCTCGGAACATATGAGGGGAAAGCGAAAGTGATCGACCTGAACGGACTGACACTCGACCAATCCTCGAAGAAAGTCACAGCACATGGCGAACCGGTAAAACTGACGCCAATCGAATACAAAATCCTCGAGCTGCTGATGACGAACGCCGGCAGGGTGTTTTCCATTAATGACATCTATGAGCGGGTTTGGAAAGAACCAAGCTACAATGCCGAAAACACGGTGGCGGTCCATATCCGTAAAATCCGCGAGAAGATAGAGATTGATCCGAAGAATCCAAGATATTTGAAGGTGGTGTGGGGGATTGGATATAAAATCGAAAAGTAA
- a CDS encoding HAMP domain-containing sensor histidine kinase, with protein MDIKSKSKYLFVIWVILIAYGLSGLFSVLTNGSRYMHGDYFESEEYNSQMDQFVAMLNVYELYGMPKEEMKKQITVTDEEIEEHRTRYGSLGDQISNIGMQYNDQIKAAIDSGNKAAEDVLTKERDEKIADITENFNSDEYVRGKIVKEKEKKIDEFYRTLQEYRSEFNHLGQAYKYYLKDNSTGKVYTNLSLSKTESATDYMNKKDMFYVQDYAVLQRNYLFTGYSEKFLPFNEVAESILENQKDRDLSGQIGLSKSASGKHIAIMNYNDYQTGKKLFFVYLLTSFAALIASYFLAKRKPATVFGSFEHMKPLYGRIPLDVRAVLLLLTGVFLLLSMTLISEQFVYYHSNFFSSLIELIISLIAAASLLAFGWIQLKFLLEYRNDWQQLKDDARNSLLIKSYYAVLDAFIVKSIGFQLLVILGIAFAMGMLFVGVLAAGGGDIIVIAFAIGVISLPIFLIIMRKAGYLNKVLKHTEELAAGNLGADIPVKGKSAIAKHAANINDLRNTVKVSHKEQAKSERLKTELITNVSHDLRTPLTSIITYTELLKTPDLAPEDRDSYLEILDRKSKRLKVLIDDLFEATKMASGNIELHKEKVDLNQLLQQALAEYNDALSQSTLQLRISQPEHPVYAFVDGQKLWRVFDNLIGNILKYALENTRVYVSVKEEQERVVLTFKNITKYELGEDLNELFERFKRGDQSRHTEGSGLGLAIAKSIVDLHEGSLDIEVDGDLFKVTVILEKLN; from the coding sequence TTGGATATAAAATCGAAAAGTAAGTATCTGTTTGTCATATGGGTGATTCTCATCGCATACGGGCTTAGCGGGCTGTTTTCGGTACTGACTAATGGCAGCCGCTATATGCATGGTGACTATTTTGAATCAGAGGAATATAACTCGCAAATGGATCAGTTTGTTGCCATGCTGAATGTGTATGAACTGTATGGCATGCCCAAAGAAGAAATGAAAAAGCAGATCACCGTTACAGATGAAGAAATTGAAGAACACCGTACACGATACGGCAGTCTTGGTGATCAGATATCCAATATTGGCATGCAATATAATGATCAAATAAAGGCGGCAATCGATTCAGGGAACAAGGCCGCTGAAGACGTTCTGACGAAGGAAAGGGACGAAAAGATTGCGGATATCACTGAGAACTTCAATAGTGATGAATATGTACGCGGAAAAATTGTGAAAGAAAAAGAGAAGAAGATTGATGAATTCTATCGAACTCTCCAAGAATATCGCAGTGAATTCAATCATCTTGGGCAAGCGTACAAATATTACCTGAAGGACAACTCAACAGGGAAAGTCTATACGAACCTTAGTCTATCAAAAACTGAATCAGCCACTGATTATATGAATAAAAAAGATATGTTTTACGTCCAGGATTACGCCGTTTTGCAAAGAAATTATTTGTTCACTGGTTATAGTGAGAAATTCCTTCCTTTTAACGAGGTCGCTGAATCAATCCTGGAAAATCAGAAAGACCGAGATTTGTCCGGTCAAATAGGCTTATCCAAAAGTGCTTCAGGAAAACATATTGCAATCATGAATTATAACGACTATCAGACAGGGAAAAAGCTCTTTTTCGTTTATCTTTTGACAAGCTTTGCTGCATTAATCGCGAGCTACTTCCTGGCAAAACGAAAACCGGCAACAGTGTTCGGCTCGTTTGAACACATGAAGCCTCTCTATGGCAGAATTCCGCTGGATGTAAGAGCGGTGCTGCTATTATTGACCGGAGTCTTCTTACTACTTTCCATGACACTGATTAGTGAACAGTTTGTTTATTATCATTCTAATTTCTTCTCGTCACTTATCGAACTGATCATCAGTTTAATAGCTGCTGCTTCCCTGCTTGCATTTGGCTGGATCCAGCTGAAATTCCTTTTGGAATATCGGAATGACTGGCAGCAGCTGAAGGATGATGCCAGGAATAGCCTGTTGATAAAAAGTTATTACGCAGTACTCGATGCATTTATCGTCAAGAGCATTGGGTTCCAGCTGCTTGTCATCCTCGGTATTGCATTTGCAATGGGCATGTTGTTTGTTGGCGTCCTTGCAGCGGGTGGAGGAGATATTATCGTTATTGCCTTCGCAATTGGGGTAATCAGTCTCCCGATTTTCCTCATCATCATGAGGAAGGCAGGCTACTTGAATAAAGTATTGAAGCATACAGAAGAACTTGCTGCAGGCAATTTAGGTGCCGACATACCGGTAAAAGGAAAATCTGCGATCGCAAAACATGCGGCTAATATAAATGACCTGAGGAATACGGTGAAGGTCTCCCATAAGGAACAGGCAAAAAGTGAGCGTCTTAAAACGGAATTGATCACGAATGTAAGCCATGACCTCAGGACACCGCTGACATCAATCATTACGTATACTGAGCTCCTGAAAACACCAGATTTGGCCCCCGAGGACCGTGACTCGTATCTTGAAATCCTTGACCGAAAATCCAAGCGTCTGAAGGTGTTGATCGATGACCTGTTCGAGGCGACGAAAATGGCGAGCGGCAATATAGAACTGCACAAGGAAAAGGTCGATCTCAACCAGCTGCTGCAACAGGCATTGGCAGAGTATAATGATGCGCTGAGCCAATCGACGCTTCAGTTGCGGATCTCGCAGCCCGAGCATCCTGTTTATGCCTTTGTAGACGGACAAAAGCTCTGGAGGGTGTTCGATAATTTGATCGGCAATATCCTGAAGTATGCTTTGGAGAATACAAGAGTATATGTTTCGGTAAAAGAAGAGCAGGAGAGAGTTGTGCTTACTTTCAAAAACATCACGAAATACGAACTGGGTGAAGACCTGAACGAGCTGTTCGAGCGCTTCAAACGCGGCGACCAGTCACGGCATACAGAAGGATCAGGACTTGGCCTCGCGATCGCCAAATCGATTGTCGACCTGCATGAAGGATCGCTTGATATTGAAGTCGACGGAGACCTGTTCAAGGTGACAGTCATCCTCGAAAAGTTAAATTAA
- a CDS encoding dihydrofolate reductase family protein, with protein sequence MKKSNVILYIAMSLDGYIARQDGAVDWLDDVEGDGDNGYSEFYSQVGSVIMGRKTYEEVLKLTDEFPYAGKTCYVISRQTTKNSPYVTFTDEELESLVSRLKEHSDGYVWLVGGGQLVKQFLEKRLIDELELYIIPKLIGEGIPLFPDGTPPADFELTSTGRHGQIASLTYRSKRNGAG encoded by the coding sequence ATGAAAAAGAGCAATGTCATACTTTATATCGCAATGAGTCTCGACGGCTATATTGCGAGGCAGGATGGCGCCGTAGATTGGCTGGATGATGTGGAAGGCGATGGAGATAATGGGTACAGCGAATTCTACAGCCAGGTAGGATCCGTCATTATGGGCCGGAAAACATATGAAGAGGTTTTAAAACTGACGGATGAATTCCCTTATGCTGGAAAAACCTGTTATGTTATATCTCGCCAGACTACGAAAAACAGTCCTTATGTCACGTTTACAGACGAGGAGCTGGAATCCCTTGTTTCGCGTCTGAAGGAACACTCCGATGGTTATGTGTGGCTTGTTGGCGGCGGTCAGCTTGTGAAGCAATTTCTTGAAAAAAGGCTAATCGACGAACTCGAGCTGTATATTATACCTAAATTGATTGGCGAAGGAATCCCGCTGTTCCCGGATGGTACACCGCCTGCAGATTTCGAATTGACGAGTACCGGACGCCATGGGCAGATTGCCTCCCTGACATACAGATCAAAAAGAAATGGCGCTGGATGA
- a CDS encoding MFS transporter — protein sequence MKKMEEISEKKLLGIAGLGWMFDAMDVGILSFIIAALQVDWNLTGKEMGWIGSVNSIGMAVGAFVFGLLADRIGRKNVFIITLLLFSVGSGISAMATTLSFFLLLRFFIGMGLGGELPVASTLVSESVPAEKRGRVVVLLESFWAAGWLIAALISYFVIPKFGWQMALILSALPALYALYLRVNLPDSPRYLAVAKKDRLTMKESIAEVWSREHFKRTAMLWILWFSVVFSYYGMFLWLPSVMVMKGFTLIKSFQYVLIMTLAQLPGYFTAAWLIERAGRKFVLVVYLIGTALSAYFFGTADTLALLITAGILLSFFNLGAWGALYAYTPEQYPTTIRGSGAGMAASFGRIGGIIGPLMVPYLSAQNLSITAIFTIFCIAILIGAAAVFFWGTETKQKELV from the coding sequence ATGAAAAAAATGGAGGAAATTTCAGAAAAGAAGCTGCTTGGGATTGCAGGTCTGGGCTGGATGTTCGATGCGATGGACGTGGGGATATTGTCCTTTATCATCGCCGCATTGCAGGTCGACTGGAATTTGACGGGCAAGGAAATGGGCTGGATCGGCAGCGTGAATTCAATCGGAATGGCTGTCGGTGCCTTTGTTTTTGGTTTGCTGGCTGATCGGATTGGCCGGAAAAATGTCTTTATTATTACATTATTGCTTTTCTCTGTCGGAAGCGGGATTTCCGCAATGGCAACCACTTTGTCCTTCTTTTTATTGCTTAGATTTTTCATTGGAATGGGTCTCGGCGGTGAGCTGCCTGTCGCATCTACACTTGTATCAGAGAGTGTGCCTGCTGAAAAACGGGGGCGTGTCGTTGTCCTGCTCGAAAGCTTCTGGGCTGCAGGCTGGCTTATCGCTGCATTGATCTCCTATTTCGTCATCCCGAAATTCGGCTGGCAAATGGCCCTGATCCTAAGTGCCCTTCCAGCACTATATGCCCTGTACCTTCGTGTGAATCTTCCTGACTCACCAAGGTATCTGGCAGTCGCCAAAAAGGATAGGCTGACAATGAAAGAGAGCATCGCGGAGGTATGGTCAAGAGAACACTTCAAGAGAACGGCGATGCTCTGGATCCTATGGTTCAGTGTGGTCTTCTCCTATTATGGAATGTTCCTCTGGCTGCCGAGTGTGATGGTCATGAAGGGATTCACATTGATCAAGAGCTTCCAGTACGTATTGATCATGACACTCGCCCAGCTTCCGGGGTATTTTACCGCCGCGTGGCTTATTGAAAGAGCCGGCAGGAAATTCGTGCTGGTTGTCTATTTGATCGGAACAGCACTCAGTGCCTATTTCTTTGGCACGGCAGACACGCTTGCACTGCTGATTACGGCAGGAATATTGCTGTCATTCTTCAACCTGGGTGCGTGGGGCGCACTATACGCTTATACGCCAGAACAATACCCAACGACGATCCGCGGCTCAGGAGCAGGGATGGCCGCATCCTTTGGCCGCATAGGCGGGATTATCGGACCACTGATGGTTCCGTATTTATCAGCACAGAATCTATCCATCACTGCCATATTCACGATTTTCTGTATCGCCATTTTGATCGGTGCAGCTGCTGTCTTCTTCTGGGGAACGGAAACGAAACAGAAGGAGCTTGTCTAA